A stretch of Triticum aestivum cultivar Chinese Spring chromosome 1D, IWGSC CS RefSeq v2.1, whole genome shotgun sequence DNA encodes these proteins:
- the LOC123169769 gene encoding membrane protein PM19L: MASGGIKTMASGLLFLNLIMYVVVAVIAGWAVNYSIEDSAHSLRGASPPVRLFPIYFPMGNLATGFFIIFALLASAVGISTSLTGLRDVTEGYPASMMSAAASAVVSWTLTLLAMGLACKEISIGWRPPSLRALETFTIILAGTQLLCVGSLHAGANAAIEQTPMGVRARV, from the exons ATGGCGAGCGGGGGCATCAAGACGATGGCCTCGGGCCTCCTGTTCCTGAACCTCATCATGTACGTCGTCGTCGCCGTCATCGCCGGCTGGGCCGTCAACTACAGCATCGAAGACAGCGCCCACTCAC TGAGGGGCGCGTCGCCGCCGGTGCGCCTGTTCCCGATCTACTTCCCGATGGGCAACCTGGCGACGGGGTTCTTCATCATCTTCGCGCTCCTGGCCAGCGCAGTCGGCATCTCCACCTCGCTCACCGGCCTGCGCGACGTCACCGAGGGCTACCCCGCCAGCATGatgtcggccgccgcctccgccgtcgtcTCCTGGACCCTCACCCTCCTCGCCATGGGACTGGCGTGCAAGGAGATCAGCATCGGCTGGAGGCCCCCGAGCCTG CGCGCGCTGGAGACGTTCACGATCATCCTGGCGGGGACGCAGCTGCTCTGCGTCGGGTCGCTCCACGCCGGGGCCAACGCGGCCATCGAGCAGACGCCCATGGGTGTCAGAGCAAGGGTCTGA
- the LOC123169760 gene encoding GDSL esterase/lipase At5g45910 has protein sequence MALALARRLLMVLLLAGTGVAAPPPPPQVSPSEATVGGITAIYNFGDSISDTGNLLREGDTGILRYTTGLPYGVTVGRPTGRCSDGFLMIDFLAKDLGLPLLNPYLDRRADFTHGVNFAVAGATALSTTALANRGITVPHTNSSLGVQLRWFKKFMSSTTYSPREIRKKLASSLVMLGEIGGNDYNYVFLQPRRTNGRYDPISNATRSAESLAHALSLVPEVVQSIADAAKEVLDMGATRMVIPGNFPIGCLPSYLSAATASSSTSPRDGDGCLVSFNVLARAHNERLRRAIGELRRSYPDAKVAYADYFAAYLEILGHAPRLGFEGGAALRRACCGAGGREYNFDNNRLCGAPGTTVCADPSRRPNWDGIHLTQHGYRVMTELLYRRGLACPAAVKLPRQKPCPPVS, from the exons ATGGCTCTTGCTCTAGCACGCCGCCTACTCATGGTGCTGCTCCTCGCGGGCACCGGCGTcgcagcgccgccaccgccgccgcaggtcTCGCCTTCGGAGGCAACGGTGGGCGGCATCACGGCCATCTACAACTTCGGGGACTCCATCTCGGACACGGGGAACCTCCTCCGGGAAGGCGACACCGGAATACTGCGTTACACCACGGGCCTTCCCTACGGCGTCACCGTCGGCCGCCCCACCGGCCGTTGCTCCGACGGCTTCCTCATGATCGACTTCCTTG CTAAAGATCTCGGCCTCCCGCTGCTGAACCCATACCTCGACAGGAGAGCGGATTTCACGCACGGCGTCAACTTCGCGGTCGCCGGAGCCACCGCGCTCAGCACGACGGCACTGGCCAACAGGGGGATCACCGTCCCCCACACCAACAGCTCCCTTGGAGTCCAGCTCAGATGGTTCAAGAAGTTCATGAGCTCCACCACCTACTCCCCTCGAG AGATACGGAAAAAACTAGCGAGTTCACTGGTGATGCTGGGGGAGATCGGCGGAAACGACTACAACTACGTCTTCCTACAGCCCCGGCGGACGAACGGTAGATACGACCCGATCAGCAATGCCACCCGCAGCGCGGAGAGCTTGGCACACGCTCTCTCACTCGTACCCGAGGTCGTGCAATCCATAGCAGATGCAGCCAAGGAGGTGCTGGACATGGGCGCCACGAGAATGGTCATCCCGGGCAACTTCCCCATCGGGTGCTTGCCGAGCTACCTGAGCGCGGCGACGGCATCGAGCTCCACATCGCCGCGCGACGGCGACGGCTGCCTTGTCTCCTTCAACGTCCTGGCGCGCGCGCACAACGAGCGCCTGCGCCGCGCCATCGGGGAGCTGCGGCGGTCGTACCCGGACGCGAAGGTGGCCTACGCCGATTACTTCGCCGCCTACCTCGAGATCCTCGGCCACGCGCCGCGGCTCGGCTTCGAGGGCGGCGCGGCCCTGCGTAGGGCGTGCTGCGGCGCGGGCGGCAGGGAGTATAACTTTGACAACAACAGGCTGTGCGGCGCGCCGGGGACGACGGTGTGCGCGGACCCAAGCAGGCGTCCCAACTGGGACGGCATCCACCTCACGCAGCATGGTTACCGCGTCATGACCGAGCTGCTGTATCGCCGAGGGCTCGCGTGCCCGGCTGCGGTGAAACTCCCGCGCCAGAAGCCTTGCCCGCCCGTCAGTTGA